One genomic window of Quercus lobata isolate SW786 chromosome 9, ValleyOak3.0 Primary Assembly, whole genome shotgun sequence includes the following:
- the LOC115961431 gene encoding aspartic proteinase CDR1-like, with product MASGVKFHPCFLLSYYLIGVLVTAHNVPQAQLIPYFGQHLMKALIGTPPVDIYRMIDTASNIVWAQCVPCDVCFNLIHPGFDPKESSTYSEISCHSEKCHEWYDVHCSPQNSCNYVSGYASGLSSGVLAKEKVTITSTSGQAVSFDIAFGCAHNITFSHSNHTTGLIALGAGPLSFPSQIGSKRFSYCLLPYAIEYTYPNIKSKISFGNGSEVVGDGVVSTPMFVAGEQYNVTLEGISVGDTYMPFNSSGKVSKGNICIDSGSTLFALPPDFYNRLEVEVKKRI from the coding sequence ATGGCAAGCGGTGTCAAATTTCATCCATGCTTCCTTCTCTCATATTACCTTATAGGCGTTTTGGTTACAGCTCATAATGTCCCCCAAGCACAATTAATACCATACTTCGGTCAGCATCTCATGAAGGCCTTAATTGGCACACCACCAGTAGACATCTACCGCATGATTGATACAGCGAGTAACATTGTGTGGGCACAATGTGTACCTTGTGATGTCTGCTTCAATCTGATTCACCCCGGGTTCGATCCTAAAGAGTCCAGCACATACAGTGAAATTTCTTGTCATTCAGAAAAATGTCATGAATGGTATGATGTCCATTGTTCTCCTCAAAATAGTTGCAATTACGTCAGTGGATATGCAAGTGGCTTATCCAGTGGTGTTCTGGCCAAAGAAAAAGTCACCATCACTTCTACCTCCGGGCAAGCAGTTTCCTTTGATATTGCTTTTGGATGTGCACACAACATTACTTTCAGTCACAGTAATCACACAACGGGACTCATTGCATTAGGAGCAGGGCCTTTGTcctttccttcacaaattggtAGCAAGAGGTTTTCTTATTGCTTGTTGCCATATGCTATTGAATATACTTATCCTAATATTAAAAGCAAGATAAGTTTTGGCAATGGCAGTGAAGTTGTGGGTGATGGTGTGGTTTCAACACCAATGTTTGTAGCTGGAGAACAATATAATGTGACACTAGAAGGAATTAGTGTTGGAGACACATATATGCCCTTTAACTCATCAGGTAAGGTTTCTAAGGGCAACATTTGTATCGATTCAGGATCAACACTATTCGCTTTGCCACCAGATTTTTATAATCGCTTAGAGGTGGAAGTGAAGAAGCGGATTTGA
- the LOC115961432 gene encoding aspartic proteinase CDR1-like: MKNDTLLGNRLCYRIEITNDNGPILTVHFEGADVELKPLQTFNQPVKGYDIYCFAIINHAKTELAYLGDQGLYGNYVQANFLIGFDLETRMVSFKLTDCTKL; encoded by the coding sequence ATGAAAAATGACACTCTTTTGGGGAACCGGCTTTGCTATAGAATTGAAATTACTAATGATAATGGACCAATATTGACTGTCCATTTTGAAGGTGCAGATGTGGAGTTAAAGCCTTTACAAACTTTCAATCAACCGGTTAAAGGATATGATATTTACTGCTTTGCAATTATAAATCATGCAAAAACTGAATTGGCATATTTGGGTGACCAAGGATTATATGGCAACTATGTTCAAGCTAATTTTTTGATTGGGTTTGACTTGGAAACAAGGATGGTCTCCTTCAAGCTGACTGATTGCACCAAACTGTAG